The window GGTACGCCGCACCCAGCGCGGTGACTTCGCGTACTTCCGGGCGCTCGACGCGCGTGCCGAGAATGTCAGACTGGAACTGCATCAGGAAGTTATTGGCAACCGCGCCGCCATCCACGCGCAGAGCGTGCAGGCGAATGCCGGAGTCCGCTTGCATCGCTTCCAGCACGTCGCGGGTCTGATAAGCGATGGATTCCAGCGTCGCGCGGATAATGTGGTTGGAATTGACGCCACGGGTCAGGCCGAAGATGGCGCCGCGGGCATACGGGTCCCAGTACGGTGCGCCGAGGCCGGTAAAGGCCGGAACCACATACACGCCGTTGGTATCTTTCACTTTGGTGGGGAAATATTCGGAGTCAAACGCGTCGCTGATCAGCTTCATCTCATCACGCAGCCACTGAATAGACGCGCCGGCCATAAACACCGCGCCCTCCAGTGCGTAGTTCACTTCCCCGGTCGGGCCGCAGGCGATGGTGGTCAAAAGTCCGTTTTCGGACTTGACCGCTTTCTCCCCGGTGTTCATCAGCATAAAGCAGCCGGTGCCGTAGGTGTTCTTCGCCATCCCTTCCTTGACGCACAGCTGGCCGAATAGCGCCGCCTGCTGGTCGCCGGCAATACCGGAGATAGGAATACGCGTGCCGCCTTTCCCGCCGATGTTGGTTTGACCATACACTTCAGAAGAACGGCTCACCTCCGGCAGCATGGCGCGCGGAATATCCAGCGCATCCAGCATCTTGTCGTCCCAGTCCAGCGTGTGGATATTGAACAGCATGGTGCGCGAGGCGTTGGTGTAATCCGTGACGTGTACGCGCCCCTGGGTCATTTTCCAGATAAGCCAGGTATCTACGGTGCCGAACAGCAGTTCGCCGCGACGCGCTCGCTCGCGGGAGCCTTCGACGTGGTCGAGGATCCACTTCACTTTGGTGCCGGAGAAGTAGGGGTCAATCACCAGGCCGGTTGTGCTGCGCACATACTCTTCCATGCCGTCGCGTTTTAAATGCTCACAGATGTCTGCGGTGCGACGACATTGCCAGACGATGGCGTTGTAAATCGGCTTACCGGTTTCCCGCTCCCAGACGATGGTCGTTTCGCGCTGGTTGGTGATACCGATAGCTGCAATCTGATCGGAACGGATGTCCGCTTTTGCCAGCACTTCCACCAGCGTCGAGCTTTGCGTTGCCCAGATTTCCATCGGGTCATGTTCTACCCAACCCGCCTTCGGGTAGATCTGCTCAAATTCGCGTTGGGAAACGCTCACGATATTCGCATCGTGATCCATCACGACGGCGCGGGAGCTGGTGGTGCCCTGATCGAGCGCAACGATATATTTTTTGTCAGTCATAATTTTTGTCCCGTAGTCACATTACAGCGAAGCTTTTTGTTGTGTAGCGGTCGTGGTTTCCTGTTCTTCCACGGCGCAGGTATCGCACGGCAAATGGCGGCCGATCAGTTTGCGATAGGCGAACGCGCCCAGAATTGCGCCAACGATGGGGCCAAAAAGCGGCACCAGGAAGTAAGGAATATCTTTGCCGCCGGTAAAGGCGACGTTACCCCAGCCGGCAAGCCAGGCGAACGCTTTTGGGCCGATATCACGCGCCGGGTTCATCGCAAAGCCGGTCAGCGGCCCCATCGACGCGCCGATAACCGCAATCAGCAAGCCAATCAGCAGCGGCGCCAGCGGACCGCGCGGTACGCCGTTGCCGTCATCGGTCAGCGCGAGAATAAGCCCCATCAGAATAGCGGTAATCACCATCTCAACCGCGAAGGCCTGCACAAAATTGATATGTGGATTAGGATACGTTGAGAAAGTGCCAGCCAGATCAATACTTTCTACACTGCCGCGCACGATATGGTGCGTCTGCTCAAAGTCCGCGAAAAGATTGTAATAAAGCCCGTAAACTAACGCCGCTGCGCAAAACGCGCCGGCAAATTGTGAAACGATAAAAGGAACAACCTTACGCTTGTCGAAACAGGCAAACAGCCATAATGCGATAGTGACAGCCGGGTTCAGGTGAGCGCCAGAAACCCCGGCGGTCAGGTAGATAGCCATCGCCACCCCTAACCCCCAGATAATACTGATTTCCCACTGTCCAAAAGACGCTCCGGCGACTTTTAGCGCAGCGACACACCCCACACCGAAGAAAATCAACAACCCGGTTCCGAGGAATTCAGCAATGCACTGGCCTTTCAAGGTTGATGTTTGACTCATAAGCGGATCCTGAAGAGTTTAATGTTTGTGGTAAGCGAGGAGGTCACTGACGTCCACGATGCCCTGTAGGTGCCCTGTTAACTTATCGTTAACGAACAAAAACGAGAAATATCGAAATTAAAATGTGTGTGCTTCGTCAATAAAATGAGCGTTATCGCGCCATGAAGCGCATTTTGTCGGACATAAAAAATGAGAGCTGAATCATTTCATTAACCAAAGCGTTAACACTTCAGGGGGAGAGGCGACATGTCACCAGGAGAAGTATGAAAAGTGTGGCAAACCGCAATCTGCGTGGGATGCTGCTGGACAGGGG is drawn from Citrobacter rodentium NBRC 105723 = DSM 16636 and contains these coding sequences:
- the glpK gene encoding glycerol kinase GlpK, whose translation is MTDKKYIVALDQGTTSSRAVVMDHDANIVSVSQREFEQIYPKAGWVEHDPMEIWATQSSTLVEVLAKADIRSDQIAAIGITNQRETTIVWERETGKPIYNAIVWQCRRTADICEHLKRDGMEEYVRSTTGLVIDPYFSGTKVKWILDHVEGSRERARRGELLFGTVDTWLIWKMTQGRVHVTDYTNASRTMLFNIHTLDWDDKMLDALDIPRAMLPEVSRSSEVYGQTNIGGKGGTRIPISGIAGDQQAALFGQLCVKEGMAKNTYGTGCFMLMNTGEKAVKSENGLLTTIACGPTGEVNYALEGAVFMAGASIQWLRDEMKLISDAFDSEYFPTKVKDTNGVYVVPAFTGLGAPYWDPYARGAIFGLTRGVNSNHIIRATLESIAYQTRDVLEAMQADSGIRLHALRVDGGAVANNFLMQFQSDILGTRVERPEVREVTALGAAYLAGLAVGYWQNLDELQEKAVIEREFRPGIETTERNYRYSGWKKAVKRALAWEEHDA
- the glpF gene encoding glycerol uptake facilitator protein GlpF, which codes for MSQTSTLKGQCIAEFLGTGLLIFFGVGCVAALKVAGASFGQWEISIIWGLGVAMAIYLTAGVSGAHLNPAVTIALWLFACFDKRKVVPFIVSQFAGAFCAAALVYGLYYNLFADFEQTHHIVRGSVESIDLAGTFSTYPNPHINFVQAFAVEMVITAILMGLILALTDDGNGVPRGPLAPLLIGLLIAVIGASMGPLTGFAMNPARDIGPKAFAWLAGWGNVAFTGGKDIPYFLVPLFGPIVGAILGAFAYRKLIGRHLPCDTCAVEEQETTTATQQKASL